One part of the Magallana gigas chromosome 5, xbMagGiga1.1, whole genome shotgun sequence genome encodes these proteins:
- the LOC105327367 gene encoding vinculin isoform X15 — translation MPVFHTKTIESILEPVAQQVSRLVILHEEAEDGNAMPDLARPVQTVKLAVDNLVKVGYDTINSSEDQILKQDMPPALNRVEEASLLLLQASEMLRADPYSAPARKKLIEGSRGILQGTSSLLLAFDESEVRKIIRVCKNVLEYLAITEVVERMEDLVTYVRNLTPVLTRMTKEVDAREKELTHQVHREMLVRSLEQVKNLTPVLISGIKTFITVKDSGKNPQDTQANRDYLVRKMSDEIHEIIRVLQLTTYDEEEWDADDITVMKKAQSGIEQKMKQATDWLQDPAALIGSLGDKALHQVLDDARKIAERCTNPADRDQILKTVGDIESMVDALCELRQLGKGDSPQAMSLAREIQKKLGDLQNMTNVAIANTERSGIRRPAPTVDGKVEQARTWLANPGMDDKGLGEQATRLVVSEGRKIANSCPEPMRKELLRLCDETEILTNQLADLIRNGQGNSPQARAIANHLSEKLFQLKNKIKEALINQVAEDFIDISTPLKHLSEASIVPIGTPGRDQNFAEKSQNFEGHANKLADTAKMVATAGGCRNKKTVEEIFKTSAQVDDLTPQVTTAAKIVFQDPGNQAAQEHFDLMKKRWMDNMERLRGLVDEAVDSSALIKAEEEGIMRDTERVEDAIQMKDPPRIGAHASNIARRANRVLQVAQQEAENSEDPKYVDHVNQAASNLRATIAPMVQGAKGVSMNPADTNAQQNWRKANQTLIDAVRDVRGAVTVDAGVDQFPPPPPPDLSELKISDLYGPPRWEPITPSRARPQAAPVPVSPRPPRAPVFSPHSDPHFRNVNTRVPDQFADGPIMYQPQATLHQDPLYQGQSCAPLVPPPPVPPPPQEYGFYGRDGGAPPRPPLPNDNATPPRPPPPETDDEDEAAFPTPQANQPIMMAAHALHMEAKQWSSKDNDIIAAAKKMALLMAKLSQLVRSVRGSLNTEVRLMSGQYGGY, via the exons GTTGGATATGACACAATTAACAGCAGTGAGGACCAGATTCTTAAGCAGGATATGCCCCCCGCCCTCAATCGTGTGGAGGAGGCGTCCCTGCTGCTCCTCCAGGCCTCGGAGATGTTGAGGGCAGACCCTTACTCCGCCCCCGCCAGGAAGAAGCTCATTGAGGGCTCCAGAG GCATCCTCCAAGGGACCTCCTCCCTGTTGTTGGCCTTTGATGAGTCTGAGGTCAGGAAGATCATCCGTGTGTGTAAGAATGTGCTGGAGTACCTGGCCATTACAGAGGTGGTGGAGAGGATGGAAGATCTGGTCACCTATGTCAGG AACCTGACCCCAGTACTGACCCGCATGACAAAGGAAGTGGACGCAAGGGAGAAGGAGCTGACCCACCAGGTTCACCGGGAGATGCTGGTCCGGTCCCTGGAACAGGTGAAAAACCTCACACCTGTACTGATCAGTGGCATTAAGACCTTCATCACGGTCAAGGACTCAG GTAAGAACCCCCAGGACACTCAGGCCAACAGAGATTACCTGGTGAGGAAGATGTCGGATGAAATCCATGAGATAATCCGTGTGCTACAGCTGACAACGTACGACGAGGAGGAATGGGACGCTGATGACATCACCGTCATGAAGAAGGCCCAG AGTGGTATTGAACAGAAGATGAAGCAGGCCACTGATTGGCTACAAGATCCAGCCGCTCTGATTGGTAGTTTGG GAGATAAAGCCCTTCACCAGGTGTTGGACGATGCCAGGAAGATCGCAGAAAGATGTACCAACCCAGCCGACCGGGATCAAATCCTAAAGACAGTGGGAGACATTGAGTCTATGGTGGATGCCCTGTGTGAGCTGAGACAACTTGGAAAG GGGGATTCCCCACAAGCCATGTCCTTGGCCCGAGAAATCCAGAAGAAGCTGGGAGATCTCCAGAACATGACCAATGTAGCCATTGCCAACACGGAGCGGAGTGGGATCCGTCGCCCTGCTCCCACAGTGGACGGCAAAGTAGAACAGGCCCGGACATGGCTGGCCAACCCTGGGATGGACGACAAAGGACTAG GTGAGCAGGCCACTCGTCTGGTCGTGTCGGAGGGGAGGAAGATCGCCAACTCTTGTCCCGAGCCCATGAGGAAGGAACTATTACGTTTGTGTGACGAGACTGAGATACTGACCAATCAGCTGGCAGATCTCATTAGGAATGGGCAG GGAAATTCGCCTCAAGCCCGAGCCATAGCCAATCATTTGTCAGAGAAGCTGTTCcagttgaaaaataaaatcaaagaggCCCTCATTAACCAG GTGGCTGAGGATTTCATCGACATCTCTACTCCTCTTAAACATCTCAGTGAGGCATCCATTGTTCCTATCG GTACTCCAGGTAGAGACCAGAACTTTGCAGAAAAATCTCAGAATTTTGAGGGACATGCAAATAAACTTGCTGACACAGCAAAAATGGTGGCCACTGCTGGAGGATGTCGCAACAAGAAAACGGTCGAGGAGATCTTCAAAACCTCGGCTCAG GTGGATGACCTGACCCCCCAGGTAACCACGGCAGCCAAGATTGTGTTCCAGGACCCCGGGAACCAGGCCGCCCAGGAGCACTTTGACCTGATGAAGAAGCGCTGGATGGACAACATGGAGAGACTGCGGGGACTGGTGGACGAGGCGGTCGACTCATCGGCCCTCATCAAGGCCGAGG AGGAGGGGATTATGCGGGACACAGAGAGAGTGGAGGATGCCATACAGATGAAGGATCCCCCTCGTATTGGGGCCCATGCCTCTAACATCGCGCGGCGGGCAAACCGCGTCCTGCAGGTGGCACAACAGGAGGCGGAGAACAGCGAGGACCCTAAATACGTGGACCATGTCAACCAGGCAGCCTCTAATCTACGCGCAA CCATTGCCCCAATGGTACAAGGAGCCAAAGGAGTCTCCATGAATCCAGCAGACACAAACGCCCAGCAGAACTGGAGGAAAGCCAATCAAACT CTGATCGATGCTGTACGTGATGTGAGGGGAGCGGTTACCGTGGATGCTGGAGTTGACCAGTttcccccaccccctcccccagaCCTGTCCGAACTCAAAATATCAG ACTTGTACGGCCCCCCTCGGTGGGAGCCGATCACCCCCAGCCGAGCCCGGCCTCAGGCTGCGCCTGTCCCGGTCAGTCCGCGACCCCCCAGGGCTCCAGTCTTCTCCCCCCACAGTGACCCCCACTTTAGAAATGTGAACACTAGAG TGCCGGACCAGTTCGCTGACGGACCTATCATGTACCAGCCCCAAG CGACCCTACATCAGGACCCCCTATACCAGGGACAGTCCTGTGCTCCGTTGGTGCCCCCACCCCCCGTACCCCCGCCCCCACAGGAGTACGGGTTCTATGGCAGAG ATGGTGGAGCTCCACCCAGACCTCCACTCCCCAATGACAATGCCACACCCCCCAGACCCCCACCCCCAGAGACGGACGATGAGGATGAGGCAGCCTTCCCAACCCCCCAGGCGAACCAGCCAATCATG ATGGCAGCCCATGCTCTCCACATGGAGGCCAAGCAGTGGTCCAGTAAGGACAATGACATCATTGCTGCTGCCAAAAAAATGGCCTTACTGATGGCCAAGCTCAGTCAGCTAGTCAG GTCAGTACGGGGGTCACTGAATACAGAGGTCAGGCTAATGTCAGGTCAGTACGGGGGTTACTGA
- the LOC105327367 gene encoding vinculin isoform X14 → MPVFHTKTIESILEPVAQQVSRLVILHEEAEDGNAMPDLARPVQTVKLAVDNLVKVGYDTINSSEDQILKQDMPPALNRVEEASLLLLQASEMLRADPYSAPARKKLIEGSRGILQGTSSLLLAFDESEVRKIIRVCKNVLEYLAITEVVERMEDLVTYVRNLTPVLTRMTKEVDAREKELTHQVHREMLVRSLEQVKNLTPVLISGIKTFITVKDSGKNPQDTQANRDYLVRKMSDEIHEIIRVLQLTTYDEEEWDADDITVMKKAQSGIEQKMKQATDWLQDPAALIGSLGDKALHQVLDDARKIAERCTNPADRDQILKTVGDIESMVDALCELRQLGKGDSPQAMSLAREIQKKLGDLQNMTNVAIANTERSGIRRPAPTVDGKVEQARTWLANPGMDDKGLGEQATRLVVSEGRKIANSCPEPMRKELLRLCDETEILTNQLADLIRNGQGNSPQARAIANHLSEKLFQLKNKIKEALINQVAEDFIDISTPLKHLSEASIVPIGTPGRDQNFAEKSQNFEGHANKLADTAKMVATAGGCRNKKTVEEIFKTSAQVDDLTPQVTTAAKIVFQDPGNQAAQEHFDLMKKRWMDNMERLRGLVDEAVDSSALIKAEEEGIMRDTERVEDAIQMKDPPRIGAHASNIARRANRVLQVAQQEAENSEDPKYVDHVNQAASNLRATIAPMVQGAKGVSMNPADTNAQQNWRKANQTLIDAVRDVRGAVTVDAGVDQFPPPPPPDLSELKISDGGAPPRPPLPNDNATPPRPPPPETDDEDEAAFPTPQANQPIMMAAHALHMEAKQWSSKDNDIIAAAKKMALLMAKLSQLVRGEGGSKKDLIATAKSIAESSEEVTRLAKKLAAECTDKQMRKNLLQVCERIPTIGTQLKILSTVKATMLGAQEPIPAPDGSEIECGSKEDQEATEMLVGNAQNLMQAVKETVRAAEAASIKIRVDSGYTIRWLRRRPWYTS, encoded by the exons GTTGGATATGACACAATTAACAGCAGTGAGGACCAGATTCTTAAGCAGGATATGCCCCCCGCCCTCAATCGTGTGGAGGAGGCGTCCCTGCTGCTCCTCCAGGCCTCGGAGATGTTGAGGGCAGACCCTTACTCCGCCCCCGCCAGGAAGAAGCTCATTGAGGGCTCCAGAG GCATCCTCCAAGGGACCTCCTCCCTGTTGTTGGCCTTTGATGAGTCTGAGGTCAGGAAGATCATCCGTGTGTGTAAGAATGTGCTGGAGTACCTGGCCATTACAGAGGTGGTGGAGAGGATGGAAGATCTGGTCACCTATGTCAGG AACCTGACCCCAGTACTGACCCGCATGACAAAGGAAGTGGACGCAAGGGAGAAGGAGCTGACCCACCAGGTTCACCGGGAGATGCTGGTCCGGTCCCTGGAACAGGTGAAAAACCTCACACCTGTACTGATCAGTGGCATTAAGACCTTCATCACGGTCAAGGACTCAG GTAAGAACCCCCAGGACACTCAGGCCAACAGAGATTACCTGGTGAGGAAGATGTCGGATGAAATCCATGAGATAATCCGTGTGCTACAGCTGACAACGTACGACGAGGAGGAATGGGACGCTGATGACATCACCGTCATGAAGAAGGCCCAG AGTGGTATTGAACAGAAGATGAAGCAGGCCACTGATTGGCTACAAGATCCAGCCGCTCTGATTGGTAGTTTGG GAGATAAAGCCCTTCACCAGGTGTTGGACGATGCCAGGAAGATCGCAGAAAGATGTACCAACCCAGCCGACCGGGATCAAATCCTAAAGACAGTGGGAGACATTGAGTCTATGGTGGATGCCCTGTGTGAGCTGAGACAACTTGGAAAG GGGGATTCCCCACAAGCCATGTCCTTGGCCCGAGAAATCCAGAAGAAGCTGGGAGATCTCCAGAACATGACCAATGTAGCCATTGCCAACACGGAGCGGAGTGGGATCCGTCGCCCTGCTCCCACAGTGGACGGCAAAGTAGAACAGGCCCGGACATGGCTGGCCAACCCTGGGATGGACGACAAAGGACTAG GTGAGCAGGCCACTCGTCTGGTCGTGTCGGAGGGGAGGAAGATCGCCAACTCTTGTCCCGAGCCCATGAGGAAGGAACTATTACGTTTGTGTGACGAGACTGAGATACTGACCAATCAGCTGGCAGATCTCATTAGGAATGGGCAG GGAAATTCGCCTCAAGCCCGAGCCATAGCCAATCATTTGTCAGAGAAGCTGTTCcagttgaaaaataaaatcaaagaggCCCTCATTAACCAG GTGGCTGAGGATTTCATCGACATCTCTACTCCTCTTAAACATCTCAGTGAGGCATCCATTGTTCCTATCG GTACTCCAGGTAGAGACCAGAACTTTGCAGAAAAATCTCAGAATTTTGAGGGACATGCAAATAAACTTGCTGACACAGCAAAAATGGTGGCCACTGCTGGAGGATGTCGCAACAAGAAAACGGTCGAGGAGATCTTCAAAACCTCGGCTCAG GTGGATGACCTGACCCCCCAGGTAACCACGGCAGCCAAGATTGTGTTCCAGGACCCCGGGAACCAGGCCGCCCAGGAGCACTTTGACCTGATGAAGAAGCGCTGGATGGACAACATGGAGAGACTGCGGGGACTGGTGGACGAGGCGGTCGACTCATCGGCCCTCATCAAGGCCGAGG AGGAGGGGATTATGCGGGACACAGAGAGAGTGGAGGATGCCATACAGATGAAGGATCCCCCTCGTATTGGGGCCCATGCCTCTAACATCGCGCGGCGGGCAAACCGCGTCCTGCAGGTGGCACAACAGGAGGCGGAGAACAGCGAGGACCCTAAATACGTGGACCATGTCAACCAGGCAGCCTCTAATCTACGCGCAA CCATTGCCCCAATGGTACAAGGAGCCAAAGGAGTCTCCATGAATCCAGCAGACACAAACGCCCAGCAGAACTGGAGGAAAGCCAATCAAACT CTGATCGATGCTGTACGTGATGTGAGGGGAGCGGTTACCGTGGATGCTGGAGTTGACCAGTttcccccaccccctcccccagaCCTGTCCGAACTCAAAATATCAG ATGGTGGAGCTCCACCCAGACCTCCACTCCCCAATGACAATGCCACACCCCCCAGACCCCCACCCCCAGAGACGGACGATGAGGATGAGGCAGCCTTCCCAACCCCCCAGGCGAACCAGCCAATCATG ATGGCAGCCCATGCTCTCCACATGGAGGCCAAGCAGTGGTCCAGTAAGGACAATGACATCATTGCTGCTGCCAAAAAAATGGCCTTACTGATGGCCAAGCTCAGTCAGCTAGTCAG AGGAGAGGGAGGAAGTAAGAAGGACCTTATCGCTACGGCTAAATCCATCGCAGAGTCCTCAGAGGAAGTGACACGACTGGCCAAGAAACTGGCCGCGGAATGTACGGACAAACAGATGAGGAAG AATCTCTTACAAGTGTGTGAGCGGATCCCAACCATTGGCACACAGCTGAAGATCCTGTCTACAGTCAAGGCCACCATGTTAGGAGCCCAGG AGCCTATACCAGCCCCAGACGGCAGCGAGATAGAGTGTG GTTCTAAAGAGGACCAGGAAGCGACGGAGATGTTGGTGGGAAATGCCCAGAACCTGATGCAGGCCGTCAAAGAGACGGTGCGAGCGGCAGAGGCAGCCTCCATCAAAATCCGCGTGGATTCTGGCTACACAATCCGCTGGCTCAGACGCAGACCCTGGTACACCTCGTGA
- the LOC105327367 gene encoding vinculin isoform X4 — protein sequence MPVFHTKTIESILEPVAQQVSRLVILHEEAEDGNAMPDLARPVQTVKLAVDNLVKVGYDTINSSEDQILKQDMPPALNRVEEASLLLLQASEMLRADPYSAPARKKLIEGSRGILQGTSSLLLAFDESEVRKIIRVCKNVLEYLAITEVVERMEDLVTYVRNLTPVLTRMTKEVDAREKELTHQVHREMLVRSLEQVKNLTPVLISGIKTFITVKDSGKNPQDTQANRDYLVRKMSDEIHEIIRVLQLTTYDEEEWDADDITVMKKAQSGIEQKMKQATDWLQDPAALIGSLGDKALHQVLDDARKIAERCTNPADRDQILKTVGDIESMVDALCELRQLGKGDSPQAMSLAREIQKKLGDLQNMTNVAIANTERSGIRRPAPTVDGKVEQARTWLANPGMDDKGLGEQATRLVVSEGRKIANSCPEPMRKELLRLCDETEILTNQLADLIRNGQGNSPQARAIANHLSEKLFQLKNKIKEALINQVAEDFIDISTPLKHLSEASIVPIGTPGRDQNFAEKSQNFEGHANKLADTAKMVATAGGCRNKKTVEEIFKTSAQVDDLTPQVTTAAKIVFQDPGNQAAQEHFDLMKKRWMDNMERLRGLVDEAVDSSALIKAEEEGIMRDTERVEDAIQMKDPPRIGAHASNIARRANRVLQVAQQEAENSEDPKYVDHVNQAASNLRATIAPMVQGAKGVSMNPADTNAQQNWRKANQTLIDAVRDVRGAVTVDAGVDQFPPPPPPDLSELKISDLYGPPRWEPITPSRARPQAAPVPVSPRPPRAPVFSPHSDPHFRNVNTRVPDQFADGPIMYQPQATLHQDPLYQGQSCAPLVPPPPVPPPPQEYGFYGRDGGAPPRPPLPNDNATPPRPPPPETDDEDEAAFPTPQANQPIMMAAHALHMEAKQWSSKDNDIIAAAKKMALLMAKLSQLVRGEGGSKKDLIATAKSIAESSEEVTRLAKKLAAECTDKQMRKNLLQVCERIPTIGTQLKILSTVKATMLGAQEPIPAPDGSEIECGSKEDQEATEMLVGNAQNLMQAVKETVRAAEAASIKIRVDSGYTIRWLRRRPWYTS from the exons GTTGGATATGACACAATTAACAGCAGTGAGGACCAGATTCTTAAGCAGGATATGCCCCCCGCCCTCAATCGTGTGGAGGAGGCGTCCCTGCTGCTCCTCCAGGCCTCGGAGATGTTGAGGGCAGACCCTTACTCCGCCCCCGCCAGGAAGAAGCTCATTGAGGGCTCCAGAG GCATCCTCCAAGGGACCTCCTCCCTGTTGTTGGCCTTTGATGAGTCTGAGGTCAGGAAGATCATCCGTGTGTGTAAGAATGTGCTGGAGTACCTGGCCATTACAGAGGTGGTGGAGAGGATGGAAGATCTGGTCACCTATGTCAGG AACCTGACCCCAGTACTGACCCGCATGACAAAGGAAGTGGACGCAAGGGAGAAGGAGCTGACCCACCAGGTTCACCGGGAGATGCTGGTCCGGTCCCTGGAACAGGTGAAAAACCTCACACCTGTACTGATCAGTGGCATTAAGACCTTCATCACGGTCAAGGACTCAG GTAAGAACCCCCAGGACACTCAGGCCAACAGAGATTACCTGGTGAGGAAGATGTCGGATGAAATCCATGAGATAATCCGTGTGCTACAGCTGACAACGTACGACGAGGAGGAATGGGACGCTGATGACATCACCGTCATGAAGAAGGCCCAG AGTGGTATTGAACAGAAGATGAAGCAGGCCACTGATTGGCTACAAGATCCAGCCGCTCTGATTGGTAGTTTGG GAGATAAAGCCCTTCACCAGGTGTTGGACGATGCCAGGAAGATCGCAGAAAGATGTACCAACCCAGCCGACCGGGATCAAATCCTAAAGACAGTGGGAGACATTGAGTCTATGGTGGATGCCCTGTGTGAGCTGAGACAACTTGGAAAG GGGGATTCCCCACAAGCCATGTCCTTGGCCCGAGAAATCCAGAAGAAGCTGGGAGATCTCCAGAACATGACCAATGTAGCCATTGCCAACACGGAGCGGAGTGGGATCCGTCGCCCTGCTCCCACAGTGGACGGCAAAGTAGAACAGGCCCGGACATGGCTGGCCAACCCTGGGATGGACGACAAAGGACTAG GTGAGCAGGCCACTCGTCTGGTCGTGTCGGAGGGGAGGAAGATCGCCAACTCTTGTCCCGAGCCCATGAGGAAGGAACTATTACGTTTGTGTGACGAGACTGAGATACTGACCAATCAGCTGGCAGATCTCATTAGGAATGGGCAG GGAAATTCGCCTCAAGCCCGAGCCATAGCCAATCATTTGTCAGAGAAGCTGTTCcagttgaaaaataaaatcaaagaggCCCTCATTAACCAG GTGGCTGAGGATTTCATCGACATCTCTACTCCTCTTAAACATCTCAGTGAGGCATCCATTGTTCCTATCG GTACTCCAGGTAGAGACCAGAACTTTGCAGAAAAATCTCAGAATTTTGAGGGACATGCAAATAAACTTGCTGACACAGCAAAAATGGTGGCCACTGCTGGAGGATGTCGCAACAAGAAAACGGTCGAGGAGATCTTCAAAACCTCGGCTCAG GTGGATGACCTGACCCCCCAGGTAACCACGGCAGCCAAGATTGTGTTCCAGGACCCCGGGAACCAGGCCGCCCAGGAGCACTTTGACCTGATGAAGAAGCGCTGGATGGACAACATGGAGAGACTGCGGGGACTGGTGGACGAGGCGGTCGACTCATCGGCCCTCATCAAGGCCGAGG AGGAGGGGATTATGCGGGACACAGAGAGAGTGGAGGATGCCATACAGATGAAGGATCCCCCTCGTATTGGGGCCCATGCCTCTAACATCGCGCGGCGGGCAAACCGCGTCCTGCAGGTGGCACAACAGGAGGCGGAGAACAGCGAGGACCCTAAATACGTGGACCATGTCAACCAGGCAGCCTCTAATCTACGCGCAA CCATTGCCCCAATGGTACAAGGAGCCAAAGGAGTCTCCATGAATCCAGCAGACACAAACGCCCAGCAGAACTGGAGGAAAGCCAATCAAACT CTGATCGATGCTGTACGTGATGTGAGGGGAGCGGTTACCGTGGATGCTGGAGTTGACCAGTttcccccaccccctcccccagaCCTGTCCGAACTCAAAATATCAG ACTTGTACGGCCCCCCTCGGTGGGAGCCGATCACCCCCAGCCGAGCCCGGCCTCAGGCTGCGCCTGTCCCGGTCAGTCCGCGACCCCCCAGGGCTCCAGTCTTCTCCCCCCACAGTGACCCCCACTTTAGAAATGTGAACACTAGAG TGCCGGACCAGTTCGCTGACGGACCTATCATGTACCAGCCCCAAG CGACCCTACATCAGGACCCCCTATACCAGGGACAGTCCTGTGCTCCGTTGGTGCCCCCACCCCCCGTACCCCCGCCCCCACAGGAGTACGGGTTCTATGGCAGAG ATGGTGGAGCTCCACCCAGACCTCCACTCCCCAATGACAATGCCACACCCCCCAGACCCCCACCCCCAGAGACGGACGATGAGGATGAGGCAGCCTTCCCAACCCCCCAGGCGAACCAGCCAATCATG ATGGCAGCCCATGCTCTCCACATGGAGGCCAAGCAGTGGTCCAGTAAGGACAATGACATCATTGCTGCTGCCAAAAAAATGGCCTTACTGATGGCCAAGCTCAGTCAGCTAGTCAG AGGAGAGGGAGGAAGTAAGAAGGACCTTATCGCTACGGCTAAATCCATCGCAGAGTCCTCAGAGGAAGTGACACGACTGGCCAAGAAACTGGCCGCGGAATGTACGGACAAACAGATGAGGAAG AATCTCTTACAAGTGTGTGAGCGGATCCCAACCATTGGCACACAGCTGAAGATCCTGTCTACAGTCAAGGCCACCATGTTAGGAGCCCAGG AGCCTATACCAGCCCCAGACGGCAGCGAGATAGAGTGTG GTTCTAAAGAGGACCAGGAAGCGACGGAGATGTTGGTGGGAAATGCCCAGAACCTGATGCAGGCCGTCAAAGAGACGGTGCGAGCGGCAGAGGCAGCCTCCATCAAAATCCGCGTGGATTCTGGCTACACAATCCGCTGGCTCAGACGCAGACCCTGGTACACCTCGTGA